The window tattaattgaACGTGTACTGATTGCCCTCAGGGCGGGGCAGGGTGGAAATATGCTGAACAGAAATAATTAGACGTTCATATTTACTCAGTCAGTTTTAACATATTTCTATCAGATGTTTGCCTCCATTTCTCTTGCAATATCCACCTATAATCCAAAGCTCCGTGATGTCGGGGAATCTTGCAAATAATACGAATTGGTCAGAAGAATAAAAATGTTCTCTTATCATCAGAAGATGCTGCCCCCTTTACAGGTTTTTCAACTGGtctcaggcgcggatccagggggcAGCACCTGGGGCACACGCGTGCTTCCCTCTAGATTTTCAATTGGCTGAAGACATCTAAGGGCTTCTAATGCGATTTTTTTATTTGGTTGAAACAAGCTCTAATTCTTGGAAATTGCATCTACAGGGTttatgttttcaaaattttcgtGGGGCAGGGCCAGCAGACCCCTATTTGCTACGTGCGGATAGTGCATCTTTTTATTAATCAATGCCCTTTCCATCGGGTGCTACTCCAAGCTCTGGATCCGCCGCTGGTTCTGGAATGAAACGGCCGGCGGTGCGCGCAGTAggttgagagagagagagagactaaCAATAATGTTATGGTATCTAAGTGTAGTGAGTTTACTTAGCGCGTTGTCAGTGTTCATCAATCAGAGAGCAGACGAGACGAGACGAGTTAACCATCTGTTACTGTTCGAAGTTAATCCGTTAACCTGCGGATAATCTTCCCTTCCGCCCGTTTGACGATTTATAGTAACAAAattttcgtttgtttttttttgcagtTAAACTAAACAAAAAACAATCGGCCGCTACTTCCGGCTCGGATGACGTCACATCAAACGATCGCGGACGGTATTCGTTGACGCGAGATGGCGCCACGTCACGGGAGGACTCGCCCGCGGTGAAAATGACCGTTTCGCAGCAGGATATCTGGTTTAAAGCGGCTGTGATAGCCGTGCCTATAGCCGGCGGATTTATATTAATATTACTGGTGCTATTAGCCATGCGCTTGCTTAAAAACGATCGTCGTGAACAGTCTCGGGCGCATCACAGCCTCGTCAAGGCGCAGTTATTCGTGGCCGATCATTTTTTCgacaaaaatttaaaaagaagtCCGCATCGGACTTTTCGCGGCGCATGCGCCAATAAAACGTATAGTAATCACGTGTTCAGTGACGTCGGTATAAAAATCGATCCTAAAGAATACCCGTATGAGAAACTAGGCGGCCTTGACCTCGCTCATAAACAATCGTCGAGGAATTCGATAGTTTTAGTTCGACTTCCGGATGCGCAGAAAGACGTTTCAAACGTGTAGCGAACATTCAGTTGCGCAATGAATCGTGCTCAAAAATGTCGCCAAAATGACGCTCAAAATCATCATGTGCCCGAAACGGAACCGCTCTCGAACTAACCTCGGCAAGCGAGGTATCGTTCGAATCATCCATGACATCTACGTttcgaaaaaaagatttattcgAGTTGACAAATTTACAACTTTTGTTACTGTTTGTAAAAATCAGCTATTAAAAAGTGTCGT is drawn from Tubulanus polymorphus chromosome 10, tnTubPoly1.2, whole genome shotgun sequence and contains these coding sequences:
- the LOC141912039 gene encoding BMP and activin membrane-bound inhibitor homolog gives rise to the protein MDYQLTALICLWIIFSLRFTLSAGEIRCYCNTPSCISTGYMCKSARGRCFSRRHHEYGTPSSDTIHGCIEKLTPKEQIACRKDGGVIVVKNAPSSDWPVVTCCKTDMCNYVDSLNLNFNPDDSSNRSVPKKSQNVKLNKKQSAATSGSDDVTSNDRGRYSLTRDGATSREDSPAVKMTVSQQDIWFKAAVIAVPIAGGFILILLVLLAMRLLKNDRREQSRAHHSLVKAQLFVADHFFDKNLKRSPHRTFRGACANKTYSNHVFSDVGIKIDPKEYPYEKLGGLDLAHKQSSRNSIVLVRLPDAQKDVSNV